The genomic stretch TTCGTCATTCAGTCGATTCTTGATTTCAGTTATATCTTTGTATTTGGATTTTTGCAGCTCGCCACCGTCGGCAGCATAAAGTCTCAAAGTTTCCGGAGTGGCGTAGCCGGCGACTTCATCCAAGCCAACGTGAATTAAATCGATCATGGCTTCTTCGACCTGGTTTTCTGCAACAATTAAATAGATGGGTTTCCCCGGTTCAACATAAGAACCGGCGATGGTGGGAAACGCTGTGTTGAGGGGCGTGAACAGCGCCCCCGGCACATGACCCTCTGCAAAGTCCGGCCAAAGGCGGATGTCGAGCAGCGAGATTTCTTCCTTTACTATATTTTTAAGT from candidate division KSB1 bacterium encodes the following:
- a CDS encoding MBL fold metallo-hydrolase, with amino-acid sequence LKNIVKEEISLLDIRLWPDFAEGHVPGALFTPLNTAFPTIAGSYVEPGKPIYLIVAENQVEEAMIDLIHVGLDEVAGYATPETLRLYAADGGELQKSKYKDITEIKNRLNDESVQILDVRRADEYEAGHLPNTINIAHTRLLAELDKIPRDKPLLVHCLSGGRSAYATGMLQSHGFDATQLDGGYEAWQKAGGEVV